A single window of Halotalea alkalilenta DNA harbors:
- the fusA gene encoding elongation factor G yields MARKTPLKRYRNIGIVAHVDAGKTTTTERVLFYTGLSHKIGEVHDGAATTDWMEQEQERGITITSAAVTTFWKGMNQQFDEHRINIIDTPGHVDFTIEVERSLRVLDGAVVVLCGSSGVQPQTETVWRQANKYEVPRMVFVNKMDRAGADFFKVVEQLKDRLNCNAVPIQINWGAEEEFKGVVDLLEMKAILWNDADQGLTYELVDIPDELRETAETYREQMIEAAAEASDELMEKYLDEGELTKEEIKAGLRRRTLDNEIVLITCGSAFKNKGVQAVLDAVVEYLPSPLEVKAIEGELNDKEGTIETREADDNAPFAALAFKIATDPFVGTLTFVRVYSGVLSSGDSVYNSVKEKKERIGRIVQMHANTREEIKEILAGDIAACVGLKDVTTGDTLCAIDNKIVLERMEFPEPVISVAVEPKSKADQEKMGIALGKLAQEDPSFRVKTDEESGQTIISGMGELHLDIIVDRMRREFKVEANIGKPQVAYRETIRKSVEQEGKFVRQSGGRGQFGHVWLRIEPLTEADKGGDEEMTFKFTSEIVGGVVPKEYVPAVEKGAFEQLQNGVIAGYPMIDVKVALFDGSYHDVDSNENAFKIASSMAIKEGARKAGAVLLEPIMRVEVVTPEDFMGDVMGDLNRRRGLVQGMDDSSSGKVIRAMVPLGEMFGYATDLRSQTQGRASYSMEFAKYDEAPSSVVEAVINQK; encoded by the coding sequence GTGGCACGCAAGACTCCCCTTAAGCGCTATCGCAATATCGGGATTGTCGCGCACGTCGATGCGGGCAAGACCACTACGACCGAGCGCGTGCTTTTCTATACCGGTCTCTCGCACAAGATCGGCGAAGTCCATGACGGCGCTGCAACCACCGACTGGATGGAGCAGGAGCAGGAGCGTGGTATCACCATCACCTCCGCTGCTGTGACGACCTTCTGGAAGGGGATGAACCAGCAGTTCGACGAGCACCGCATCAATATCATCGACACCCCTGGACACGTCGACTTCACCATCGAGGTCGAACGTTCCCTGCGCGTGCTCGATGGCGCCGTGGTCGTGCTCTGCGGCTCCTCCGGTGTGCAGCCCCAGACCGAAACCGTTTGGCGCCAGGCGAACAAGTACGAAGTGCCGCGCATGGTCTTCGTCAACAAGATGGACCGCGCGGGTGCGGACTTCTTCAAGGTCGTCGAGCAGCTCAAGGATCGCTTGAACTGCAACGCCGTGCCGATCCAGATCAACTGGGGCGCTGAAGAAGAGTTCAAGGGCGTCGTCGATCTGCTCGAGATGAAAGCGATCCTCTGGAACGACGCCGATCAGGGGCTCACCTACGAACTCGTCGATATCCCCGACGAGCTCCGCGAGACCGCTGAGACCTACCGCGAGCAGATGATCGAAGCCGCGGCCGAGGCCTCGGACGAGCTGATGGAGAAGTACCTCGACGAGGGCGAGCTGACCAAGGAAGAGATCAAGGCCGGTCTGCGTCGTCGTACCCTCGACAACGAGATCGTACTGATCACCTGCGGCTCCGCGTTCAAGAACAAGGGCGTGCAGGCAGTGCTCGACGCGGTCGTCGAATATCTTCCTTCTCCGCTCGAGGTCAAGGCGATCGAGGGTGAGCTGAACGACAAGGAAGGCACCATCGAGACCCGTGAGGCCGATGACAACGCCCCTTTCGCCGCGCTCGCGTTCAAGATCGCAACCGACCCGTTCGTCGGTACGCTGACCTTCGTTCGCGTCTATTCGGGCGTGCTGAGCTCGGGCGATAGCGTCTACAACTCCGTTAAGGAGAAGAAAGAGCGCATCGGTCGTATCGTTCAGATGCATGCGAACACGCGCGAAGAGATCAAAGAGATCCTCGCGGGTGACATCGCTGCCTGCGTCGGGCTCAAGGATGTCACTACCGGTGATACTCTTTGCGCCATCGATAACAAGATCGTGCTGGAGCGGATGGAGTTCCCTGAGCCTGTGATCTCGGTCGCCGTCGAGCCGAAGTCCAAGGCTGATCAGGAGAAGATGGGTATCGCCCTCGGCAAGCTTGCGCAGGAGGATCCTTCCTTCCGCGTCAAGACCGACGAGGAGAGCGGTCAGACCATCATCTCCGGGATGGGCGAGCTGCACCTCGACATCATCGTCGACCGTATGCGTCGCGAGTTCAAAGTCGAGGCGAACATCGGCAAGCCGCAGGTTGCCTATCGCGAGACGATTCGTAAGAGCGTCGAGCAGGAAGGCAAGTTCGTTCGCCAGTCCGGTGGGCGCGGTCAGTTCGGTCACGTGTGGCTTCGTATCGAGCCGCTGACCGAGGCCGACAAGGGTGGCGACGAGGAAATGACCTTCAAGTTCACCTCCGAGATCGTCGGTGGGGTGGTGCCGAAGGAATACGTTCCCGCAGTCGAGAAGGGCGCTTTCGAGCAGCTGCAGAACGGCGTCATCGCGGGTTACCCGATGATCGACGTCAAAGTCGCGCTGTTCGATGGTTCCTACCACGATGTCGACTCGAACGAAAATGCCTTCAAGATCGCCTCGTCGATGGCGATCAAGGAAGGCGCGCGCAAGGCTGGCGCGGTTCTGCTCGAGCCGATCATGCGAGTCGAGGTGGTGACGCCTGAGGACTTCATGGGCGATGTGATGGGCGATTTGAACCGCCGCCGTGGCCTGGTGCAGGGTATGGATGACTCCTCTTCTGGTAAAGTCATCCGTGCAATGGTGCCGCTGGGTGAGATGTTCGGTTACGCGACCGACCTGCGTTCGCAGACCCAGGGCCGCGCAAGCTACTCCATGGAGTTTGCGAAGTACGATGAGGCGCCGTCCAGCGTCGTCGAAGCCGTCATCAATCAGAAATAA
- the rpsG gene encoding 30S ribosomal protein S7, protein MPRRRIAAKRDILPDPKFGSERLAKFMNHLMISGKKSVAERIVYGALDRVATRSKDAEPLDLFEKALEAIQPMVEVKSRRVGGATYQVPVEVRPSRRQALAMRWMVDAARSRGEKTMEQRLAGEILDAAEGKGAAVKKREDVHRMAEANKAFSHYRF, encoded by the coding sequence ATGCCTAGACGTCGTATTGCCGCAAAACGCGACATTCTTCCGGATCCCAAGTTCGGAAGTGAGCGGCTGGCCAAGTTCATGAACCATCTGATGATCAGCGGCAAGAAGTCCGTTGCCGAGCGCATCGTTTATGGCGCGCTCGACCGGGTTGCCACTCGCTCCAAAGATGCCGAGCCGCTGGATCTGTTCGAAAAAGCGCTGGAAGCTATCCAGCCGATGGTCGAGGTCAAGTCGCGTCGCGTAGGTGGTGCCACCTACCAGGTGCCTGTGGAAGTACGTCCTTCCCGTCGTCAGGCGCTGGCTATGCGCTGGATGGTCGACGCTGCGCGTTCGCGTGGTGAGAAGACCATGGAGCAGCGTCTTGCTGGCGAGATCCTGGATGCAGCGGAAGGAAAAGGTGCCGCCGTCAAGAAGCGCGAAGACGTCCACCGTATGGCCGAGGCCAATAAGGCGTTCTCGCACTACCGTTTCTGA
- the rpsL gene encoding 30S ribosomal protein S12 — MATVNQLVRKPRKRPVTKSDVPALQACPQKRGVCTRVYTTTPKKPNSALRKVCRVRLTNGFEVTSYIGGEGHNLQEHSVVLIRGGRVKDLPGVRYHTVRGALDTSGVQNRKQGRSKYGTKRPKS, encoded by the coding sequence ATGGCAACCGTCAACCAGCTGGTGCGCAAGCCGCGCAAGCGCCCCGTCACCAAGAGTGACGTCCCGGCGCTTCAGGCCTGCCCCCAGAAACGTGGGGTTTGCACCCGCGTATACACCACGACCCCGAAGAAGCCGAACTCGGCGCTGCGTAAAGTTTGCCGCGTGCGTTTGACCAACGGCTTCGAAGTCACCTCCTACATCGGTGGTGAGGGTCACAACCTGCAGGAACACTCGGTCGTGCTGATTCGCGGCGGTCGTGTGAAGGACTTGCCCGGTGTGCGTTATCACACCGTGCGCGGCGCTCTGGATACCTCTGGCGTCCAGAACCGTAAGCAGGGCCGTTCGAAGTACGGCACCAAGCGTCCGAAATCCTGA
- the rpoC gene encoding DNA-directed RNA polymerase subunit beta', with amino-acid sequence MKDLVKVLKSQAQSEEFDSIKISLASPEMIRSWSYGEVKKPETINYRTFKPERDGLFCAKIFGPVKDYECLCGKYKRMKHRGIICEKCGVEVTKAAVRRERMGHIELASPVAHIWFLKSLPSRIGMLLDMTLRDIERVLYFESFVVIDPGMTTLEKGQLLNDEQYFEALEEFGDDFDARMGAEAVQALLADIELGEEIERLREEIPQTNSDTKVKKLSKRLKLLEAFFKSGNKPAWMVMEVLPVLPPDLRPLVPLDGGRFATSDLNDLYRRVINRNNRLKRLLDLNAPDIIVRNEKRMLQESVDALLDNGRRGRAITGSNKRPLKSLADMIKGKQGRFRQNLLGKRVDYSGRSVITVGPALRLHQCGLPKKMALELFKPFIYSKLQLNGQASTIKAAKKMVEREVPEVWDILADVIREHPVLLNRAPTLHRLGIQAFEPLLIEGKAIQLHPLVCAAYNADFDGDQMAVHVPLTLEAQLEARALMMSTNNVLSPANGDPIIVPSQDVVLGLYYMTREKIGAKGEDMVFSNLSEVERAFGTQSVALHARIKVRLTEWIKDEESGELTENTAIRDTTVGRALLFTILPKGMSFDIIDRPMKKKAISQLINTAYRRVGLKDAVILADQLMYTGFRMATWSGASIGVNDFVIPASKASIIDAAEQEVKEIEDQFSSGLVTAGEKYNKVIDIWSKANDKVAKAMMVGISKESVINRKGEEVEQDSFNSVFIMADSGARGSAAQIRQLAGMRGLMAKPDGSIIETPITANFREGLNVLQYFISTHGARKGLADTALKTANSGYLTRRLVDVAQDVVITDIDCGTEEGLTLHPVIEGGDVIVSLAERVLGRVTAQDVLDGQDNVLIPRGTLLDEEWCSRLDTMGVDEIVVRSTITCETTHGVCAQCYGRDLARGHLVNVGESVGVIAAQSIGEPGTQLTMRTFHIGGAASRASAVDSVQVKHGGSVRLHNMKSVERGDGKLVVVSRSSALAVADDHGREREYYKLPYGAELSVRDGDVVEAGQIVAKWDPHTHPIIAEVTGSIQFSEMEEGQTMHRTVDEMTGLSSIEIIEAGSRPTSGRDKRPMIMLVDEKGQHVTLPGSNTPVQYMLPGNAIVSVDNGAKIDVGEVVARMPVEASGNKDITGGLPRVADLFEARKPKEPAILAEISGTVTFGKETKGKRRLTITPSEGDPFEMLIPKWRQISVFEGENVEKGEVISDGPSNPHDILRLLGVSELAKYITAEIQDVYRLQGVGINDKHIEVIVRQMLRKVEVTDAADSELIQGDQVEFFRVLEENERLAAANRFPAKYERVLLGITKASLATESFISAASFQETTRVLTEASVTGKRDFLRGLKENVVVGRLIPAGTGLAHHAERRRRREESDRVLHPTALDIEQQLGEQLTALDADED; translated from the coding sequence ATGAAAGATTTGGTGAAAGTACTCAAATCGCAGGCGCAGTCGGAAGAGTTCGACTCGATCAAGATATCGCTCGCCTCACCGGAAATGATTCGTTCGTGGTCCTACGGCGAGGTCAAGAAGCCGGAAACCATCAACTATCGGACGTTCAAGCCCGAGCGTGATGGCCTGTTCTGCGCCAAGATATTCGGCCCAGTGAAGGACTACGAGTGCCTCTGCGGCAAGTACAAGCGCATGAAGCACCGCGGCATCATCTGCGAGAAGTGCGGCGTCGAAGTGACCAAGGCCGCAGTGCGCCGCGAGCGCATGGGGCATATCGAACTGGCCTCGCCGGTCGCTCACATCTGGTTCCTCAAGTCGCTGCCAAGCCGTATCGGCATGCTGCTCGACATGACCTTGCGTGACATCGAGCGGGTGCTCTACTTCGAGTCCTTCGTGGTCATAGACCCGGGCATGACTACGCTCGAGAAAGGCCAGCTGCTCAACGACGAGCAGTATTTCGAGGCTCTCGAGGAGTTCGGCGACGACTTCGACGCGCGTATGGGTGCCGAGGCTGTCCAGGCACTGCTTGCCGATATCGAGCTTGGCGAGGAGATCGAGCGGCTGCGCGAAGAAATTCCGCAGACCAATTCCGACACCAAGGTGAAGAAGCTCTCCAAGCGGCTCAAGCTGCTCGAAGCCTTCTTCAAGTCCGGCAACAAGCCGGCCTGGATGGTGATGGAAGTGCTGCCGGTGCTGCCGCCCGACCTGCGCCCGCTGGTGCCGCTCGACGGTGGCCGGTTCGCCACCTCCGATCTCAACGATCTCTATCGTCGGGTGATCAACCGTAACAACCGCCTCAAGCGGCTGCTCGATCTCAACGCGCCGGACATCATCGTGCGCAATGAGAAGCGCATGCTGCAGGAGTCGGTCGATGCGCTGCTCGACAACGGTCGCCGCGGCCGTGCGATCACCGGGTCGAACAAGCGCCCGCTGAAGTCGCTCGCCGACATGATCAAGGGCAAGCAGGGGCGTTTCCGCCAGAACCTGCTCGGCAAGCGCGTCGACTACTCCGGTCGTTCGGTCATCACCGTCGGGCCGGCTCTGCGCCTGCATCAGTGCGGCTTGCCGAAGAAGATGGCGCTCGAGCTGTTCAAGCCGTTCATCTATTCCAAGCTGCAGCTCAATGGCCAGGCGTCGACGATCAAGGCCGCCAAGAAGATGGTCGAGCGCGAAGTGCCCGAGGTGTGGGATATCCTCGCCGACGTCATTCGCGAGCACCCGGTGCTGCTCAACCGTGCGCCGACCCTGCACCGCCTCGGCATCCAGGCTTTCGAGCCGCTGCTGATCGAAGGCAAGGCGATCCAGCTCCACCCGCTGGTCTGCGCGGCTTACAACGCTGACTTCGACGGTGACCAGATGGCGGTCCACGTGCCGCTGACGCTGGAAGCCCAGCTCGAAGCTCGTGCGCTGATGATGTCGACCAACAACGTGCTTTCGCCGGCCAACGGTGACCCGATCATCGTGCCGTCGCAGGACGTGGTGCTCGGTCTCTACTACATGACCCGCGAGAAGATCGGCGCGAAGGGCGAGGACATGGTGTTCTCGAACCTGAGCGAGGTCGAGCGCGCCTTCGGCACCCAGAGTGTCGCCTTGCATGCTCGGATCAAGGTACGCCTGACCGAGTGGATCAAGGACGAAGAGAGTGGTGAGCTCACCGAGAACACCGCGATTCGCGACACCACTGTCGGCCGCGCGCTGCTGTTCACGATCCTGCCCAAGGGCATGAGCTTCGACATCATCGACCGGCCGATGAAGAAGAAGGCGATCTCGCAGCTGATCAATACTGCCTATCGTCGTGTCGGCCTGAAGGATGCGGTCATTCTCGCTGACCAGCTGATGTACACCGGGTTTCGCATGGCGACCTGGTCGGGTGCATCGATCGGGGTCAACGATTTCGTCATTCCGGCCTCCAAGGCCTCGATCATCGATGCCGCCGAGCAGGAAGTGAAGGAGATCGAAGATCAGTTCTCCTCCGGCCTGGTCACTGCTGGCGAGAAGTACAACAAGGTCATCGACATCTGGTCGAAGGCCAACGACAAGGTCGCCAAGGCGATGATGGTGGGCATCTCCAAGGAGAGCGTCATCAATCGCAAGGGCGAGGAAGTCGAACAGGATTCGTTCAACAGCGTCTTCATCATGGCTGACTCGGGCGCTCGTGGTAGCGCGGCCCAGATCCGTCAGCTCGCTGGCATGCGTGGCCTGATGGCCAAGCCGGACGGCTCGATCATCGAGACGCCGATCACCGCGAACTTCCGTGAAGGCCTGAACGTACTCCAGTACTTCATCTCGACTCACGGTGCGCGTAAAGGTCTGGCGGACACCGCGCTCAAGACCGCCAACTCGGGTTACCTCACTCGCCGCCTGGTCGATGTCGCCCAGGACGTGGTGATCACCGACATCGATTGCGGCACCGAAGAAGGCCTGACCCTGCACCCGGTGATCGAAGGCGGCGATGTCATCGTCTCGCTCGCCGAGCGTGTGCTGGGCCGAGTGACCGCCCAGGACGTACTCGATGGTCAGGATAACGTGCTGATTCCGCGCGGCACCCTGCTCGACGAAGAGTGGTGCTCGCGGCTCGACACCATGGGCGTCGATGAGATCGTGGTGCGCAGCACCATCACCTGCGAGACCACTCACGGGGTTTGCGCGCAGTGCTACGGCCGTGATCTGGCCCGCGGGCATCTGGTCAACGTCGGTGAGTCGGTCGGGGTCATCGCCGCGCAGTCGATCGGTGAGCCGGGTACCCAGCTGACCATGCGTACCTTCCACATCGGCGGTGCCGCCTCGCGTGCGTCCGCAGTGGACAGCGTACAGGTCAAGCACGGCGGCAGCGTTCGCCTGCACAACATGAAATCGGTCGAGCGTGGAGACGGCAAGCTGGTGGTGGTGTCCCGCTCCAGCGCCTTGGCGGTCGCCGATGACCACGGGCGTGAGCGCGAGTATTACAAGCTGCCCTATGGCGCCGAGCTTTCGGTTCGCGATGGCGATGTGGTCGAGGCTGGACAGATCGTCGCCAAATGGGACCCGCACACTCACCCGATCATCGCCGAGGTCACGGGGAGCATTCAGTTCTCCGAGATGGAAGAAGGTCAGACCATGCACCGTACGGTGGATGAGATGACCGGCCTTTCCTCGATCGAGATCATCGAGGCTGGTAGCCGTCCGACCTCCGGTCGTGACAAGCGGCCGATGATCATGCTGGTCGACGAGAAGGGACAGCACGTCACCCTGCCTGGCTCGAACACGCCGGTGCAGTACATGCTGCCCGGCAACGCGATCGTCTCGGTCGACAACGGCGCCAAGATCGACGTGGGTGAAGTCGTTGCGCGCATGCCGGTGGAGGCTTCCGGTAACAAGGACATCACCGGTGGTCTGCCGCGCGTCGCCGATCTGTTCGAAGCTCGCAAGCCCAAGGAGCCGGCGATCCTCGCCGAGATCTCAGGGACCGTGACCTTCGGCAAGGAGACCAAGGGCAAGCGCCGCCTGACGATCACCCCGAGCGAGGGCGACCCGTTCGAGATGTTGATCCCGAAATGGCGCCAGATCAGCGTCTTCGAGGGTGAGAACGTCGAGAAGGGCGAAGTGATCTCGGACGGCCCGAGCAACCCGCACGATATCCTGCGCCTGCTTGGCGTCTCGGAGCTGGCGAAGTACATCACCGCCGAGATCCAGGATGTCTACCGGCTGCAGGGCGTGGGCATCAACGACAAGCACATCGAAGTGATCGTGCGTCAGATGCTGCGCAAGGTCGAAGTCACCGATGCCGCCGACAGCGAGCTGATCCAGGGCGACCAGGTCGAGTTCTTCCGGGTGCTCGAGGAAAATGAGCGCCTCGCGGCAGCGAACCGTTTCCCGGCCAAGTACGAGCGCGTACTGCTGGGGATCACCAAGGCTTCGCTTGCCACCGAGTCGTTCATCTCCGCGGCATCGTTCCAGGAGACCACTCGCGTGCTCACAGAGGCCTCGGTCACCGGCAAGCGCGACTTCCTTCGCGGCCTGAAGGAGAACGTGGTCGTCGGTCGCCTGATCCCTGCCGGTACCGGTCTTGCGCATCACGCCGAGCGTCGGCGCCGGCGCGAGGAGTCCGATCGCGTGCTGCACCCGACCGCGCTCGACATCGAACAGCAGCTCGGCGAGCAGCTGACCGCGCTGGATGCCGACGAAGACTGA